The following are encoded together in the Janthinobacterium sp. Marseille genome:
- a CDS encoding GGDEF domain-containing protein, which yields MKVQLVQKIDVFSLFIAMTLNLSIMAVALPYFMGRVNRAARYAQTGIVLQTAGWICLFSSSAVERGGWADHLLSTLAMGCVSSGMVFNAMAFQIWCGRMVAVRAPITIAVLMTTGYSIGFSDYPFRVGWANGLLALQIATVVADLCRPPKVAVGRWRWLLIICLTIQMIVLACRAVLGAFYTAEFPNFFGPYLVNRVFALSSNSMMVLSVVAILLAHRDEAARELERLATLDGLTGALNRRAWLLQSGIELAGSVRYRQPIGLLLLDLDYFKQINDTHGHAVGDRALQLFVTGLRTVSRTGDLFCRYGGEEFCVLLKCADLASVTAYDQRMRQWLAQHSPQELGFKLSYSAGITMREHDGDTIDTMLQRADVALYEAKSQGRGCTLASPVRLSA from the coding sequence TTGAAAGTACAGTTAGTGCAAAAAATCGACGTATTTTCCCTGTTTATCGCGATGACGCTCAACTTGTCCATCATGGCAGTGGCGCTGCCTTATTTCATGGGGCGGGTAAATCGTGCAGCGCGGTACGCGCAAACCGGGATCGTGCTGCAAACCGCGGGCTGGATTTGCCTGTTTTCGTCGAGTGCCGTCGAACGGGGTGGATGGGCCGACCATCTGCTGTCGACTCTCGCGATGGGCTGCGTTTCGAGTGGCATGGTGTTCAACGCCATGGCTTTTCAGATATGGTGCGGCCGCATGGTAGCAGTGCGCGCACCGATCACCATTGCCGTATTGATGACCACCGGCTACAGCATCGGTTTTTCCGATTATCCGTTCCGGGTGGGCTGGGCCAACGGCTTGTTGGCCTTGCAGATCGCCACAGTGGTGGCTGACCTTTGTCGCCCACCCAAGGTCGCAGTCGGACGCTGGCGCTGGCTGTTGATTATTTGCCTTACCATTCAAATGATAGTGCTTGCCTGCCGGGCCGTGCTTGGTGCGTTCTACACCGCCGAGTTCCCGAATTTCTTTGGCCCTTACCTAGTCAACCGAGTATTTGCATTGTCTTCGAATTCAATGATGGTGCTGTCAGTAGTGGCCATCCTCCTGGCGCACCGCGACGAGGCGGCACGCGAACTGGAACGGCTGGCTACGCTGGACGGCCTGACCGGTGCCTTGAATCGTCGCGCCTGGCTGCTACAGTCCGGCATCGAACTCGCCGGCAGTGTGCGTTACCGGCAGCCTATAGGCCTGTTATTACTTGATCTCGACTATTTCAAGCAAATCAACGACACCCACGGCCATGCCGTTGGTGACCGCGCACTGCAGCTTTTCGTGACCGGATTGCGCACCGTCAGCCGCACCGGCGACCTATTCTGCCGTTATGGCGGTGAAGAATTCTGTGTCCTGCTCAAATGTGCCGACCTTGCCTCGGTGACCGCGTACGATCAACGCATGCGCCAGTGGCTGGCGCAACATTCACCCCAGGAGTTGGGATTCAAGCTTTCTTATAGTGCCGGCATTACCATGCGCGAACACGACGGCGACACCATAGATACCATGCTACAGCGCGCCGACGTCGCCCTGTACGAAGCCAAGTCGCAAGGACGTGGCTGCACTCTTGCCAGCCCGGTACGGCTCAGCGCCTGA
- a CDS encoding MarR family transcriptional regulator produces MNNNEPDLWFSFVRTHRVLIKEIERRLAAAGLPTYAWYDVLWGLESGKNGTRRMHELAEALAIERYNLTRLIDRLEQEKLVTRARSEEDGRAAFATITAEGKALRKKMWKIYEATVSELFLSQFKSDEQRTLANALDQAALAARGSE; encoded by the coding sequence ATGAACAACAACGAACCGGATCTGTGGTTCTCTTTTGTGCGCACCCATCGCGTGCTCATCAAGGAAATCGAGCGTCGCCTGGCGGCTGCGGGCTTGCCGACCTATGCGTGGTATGACGTACTCTGGGGACTGGAGAGCGGGAAGAACGGCACGCGGCGCATGCACGAATTGGCAGAGGCATTGGCGATTGAGCGCTATAACCTGACGCGCCTGATTGATCGTCTGGAACAGGAAAAGCTGGTCACACGCGCGCGTTCGGAAGAAGACGGCAGGGCGGCCTTCGCAACTATTACTGCCGAGGGAAAAGCGCTGCGGAAAAAAATGTGGAAAATTTACGAAGCCACGGTTTCTGAACTATTCCTTTCCCAGTTCAAGAGTGATGAGCAGCGCACCCTTGCAAATGCACTGGACCAGGCGGCGCTTGCGGCGCGTGGTTCTGAATAG
- a CDS encoding VOC family protein, whose protein sequence is MKMKFSHVDILVANLEEACDYYARLFNARVSKTLVWQRDDLHVRYAVIKWDAERFMLVQPLSGNLKALMDTNGEGTIYRHCYSTPDIEAAYDELLAMGVQPEDENGKALARDNLNSPSGARILWLPKRFGNLSIELLEERELETFLAEAFA, encoded by the coding sequence ATGAAAATGAAGTTCAGCCATGTAGATATCCTGGTCGCGAACCTGGAGGAGGCATGTGATTATTACGCCCGGCTTTTTAATGCGCGGGTTTCAAAGACACTGGTGTGGCAGCGCGATGACTTGCATGTCCGTTATGCGGTCATTAAATGGGATGCCGAACGCTTCATGCTTGTCCAGCCTTTAAGCGGCAACCTCAAGGCACTGATGGACACCAACGGTGAAGGCACGATTTACCGGCATTGCTACTCGACCCCGGATATCGAGGCCGCCTACGACGAGTTGCTGGCAATGGGAGTCCAGCCGGAAGATGAAAATGGCAAAGCCCTCGCGCGCGACAATCTGAATTCCCCAAGCGGCGCTCGTATCCTCTGGTTGCCTAAACGTTTTGGGAACTTGTCGATTGAGCTTCTTGAAGAGCGGGAGCTGGAGACGTTTTTGGCGGAAGCATTCGCTTAA
- a CDS encoding methyltransferase domain-containing protein — MTHVDIALAYDEIADSWLDGSFNPHNGIESHKRAINFLEPGVDGWALNVGCGCNTRFNRLLRAQGLKIEGIDISQRMVELAGEADPAVVLHHDDVCKWEPPRSYRFISAWDSIWHVDLEKQRPLMLKLMTALKEDGVFIFSAGGLDTEGFHVDSSMGPEVYYSTLGINGFLKVIEDAGCVLRHLEFDQLPQKHLVVIVQRRS, encoded by the coding sequence ATGACACACGTTGATATAGCACTGGCCTACGACGAAATCGCGGATAGCTGGCTCGACGGGAGCTTCAATCCGCATAACGGTATTGAGTCGCACAAGCGGGCCATAAATTTTCTTGAACCCGGGGTCGATGGATGGGCGTTGAATGTTGGATGCGGATGCAATACCCGATTCAACCGGCTGCTTCGCGCTCAAGGATTGAAAATTGAAGGCATCGATATCTCGCAAAGGATGGTCGAATTAGCCGGCGAGGCTGACCCAGCGGTAGTGCTACATCATGATGACGTGTGTAAATGGGAGCCGCCGCGTTCCTATCGGTTTATATCGGCTTGGGACAGCATCTGGCATGTCGACCTTGAAAAACAGCGCCCATTAATGCTGAAGCTCATGACGGCGCTGAAAGAAGACGGCGTTTTCATTTTCAGTGCCGGTGGTCTCGATACCGAAGGCTTTCATGTTGATTCCTCAATGGGACCCGAAGTCTATTACAGTACCCTTGGAATAAATGGCTTCCTGAAAGTTATTGAAGATGCCGGTTGCGTGCTTAGGCATCTCGAATTTGACCAACTTCCCCAAAAACATTTAGTGGTCATTGTTCAACGTCGCAGCTGA